Below is a genomic region from bacterium.
CTTTCGCAAAAAATATTTCATTTCTTAATTACTTTTTCAGAGCACTATAATTAACCAAAAAGGAAAAATTAATGGATAAGAAAATATTTATAGCCGGACATAAAGGACTTGTCGGAAGCGCGCTTATAAGACAATTACAAAAAAAAGGATATAAAAACTTTATTCTAAAAACAAGGGAAGAACTTGATTTGATGCAAACAGAAAAGGTTTTTAAATTTTTTGAAGAAGAAAAACCTGATTGGGTCTTTCTTGCAGCAGCAAAAGTAGGCGGAATTTATGCAAATAACGCTTATCCTGTTGATTTTCTGCTTGATAACCTGAAAATCCAGAACAACATTATCGAAGCGGCTTATAAAAATAATGTTAAAAAATTATTGTTCCTTGGTTCAAGCTGTATTTATCCGAAGCTTGCTCCCCAGCCGATTAAAGAAGAATATCTTTTAACTTCGGCTCTTGAACCCACAAATGAGCCTTACGCTCTTGCAAAAATTACCGGAATCAAGCTTTGCAGCGCTTTTAACAAACAATACGGAACAAATTATATTTCCGCTATGCCATGTAATTTATATGGCATAAACGACAATTACCACACCGAAAATGCCCATGTTATACCGATGCTTTTAAGAAGATTTCACGAAGCTAAAGAAAAAAATCTTCAAAAGGTTACTGTTTGGGGGACAGGCACTCCCATGAGAGAATTTATGTGCAGCGATGATCTTGCTGAAGCCTGCGTCTATCTTATGGAAAACAAAAATGCAGAAGAAATAGGCGAATTTATAAACATCGGAACAGGTACAGACGTTACAATAAGAGAATTAGCGGAGCTTATAAAAGAGACTGTAGGCTTTGAAGGTGAATTGGAATTTGATACTACAAAGCCAGATGGCACACCCAAAAAACTTTTGGATGTGTCAAGGCTTAATGCACTGGGCTGGCAGACAAAAATCTCTTTCAAACAAGGTTTGAAGCTTAGTTATGAAGATTTTTTAAATAATCTTTGCGTAAGATTGTAAGAATCTTTTTATTTCTTAAAAAGTAATATTAGTTCTGACACCAAACACTACAGTACTTTTGTCAGAATAATAAGGTTTGTTTATCCATTGGAAATCAGGCTGAATAGACAACCATGGAGTTAAAGCTATTTTGTAAAATACTTCGAGAACGCTTTCACCTTTATTTCCAGTCCTTTGTCTACCATCATCTGTTGCACTGGATAAAGAACCAGCTCTTTTACTGAAAATAGCAGTATTTACTCCGACACCTATAACATCTTCATCCCTTCTAGGAATCAAACCTTTATAAGCCA
It encodes:
- a CDS encoding GDP-L-fucose synthase; its protein translation is MDKKIFIAGHKGLVGSALIRQLQKKGYKNFILKTREELDLMQTEKVFKFFEEEKPDWVFLAAAKVGGIYANNAYPVDFLLDNLKIQNNIIEAAYKNNVKKLLFLGSSCIYPKLAPQPIKEEYLLTSALEPTNEPYALAKITGIKLCSAFNKQYGTNYISAMPCNLYGINDNYHTENAHVIPMLLRRFHEAKEKNLQKVTVWGTGTPMREFMCSDDLAEACVYLMENKNAEEIGEFINIGTGTDVTIRELAELIKETVGFEGELEFDTTKPDGTPKKLLDVSRLNALGWQTKISFKQGLKLSYEDFLNNLCVRL